The nucleotide sequence GGGCTGTACAGAAGACAAGTCGACGACCAGCGAAAGTCACGCGTTCGTTCCGCCGACGTGGCGTCATGACCTGACGCGTGAAGCCGACTTGATCGAAGAAGTCGCACGGATCCATGGCTATGACAAGATCCCCGAAAACGCATCCATTCCGGTCGCCCCCAGTCGGGCTCGCTCGTTCGACACGGCCGTTTCGAAAGTTCGCCGTGTGTTGACGTCGGCGGGGATTTCCGAAGCGATGACGCCCAGCGTGGTGACCCGAAAGCTGGACGAATCGATCAGCCCCTGGACCGATCGGCCCGCGATGCAAACGCAAACGGCAATGCTGGAAGGTTCGCGTCGGTTGCGGCGTTCGCTGATCCCCAGCCTGCTGTCCAGTCGTGCGGGAAATTGGTCGGCCTCCAGCCTACACGCGGACTTGTTTGAGATCGCACACATCTATCTGCCATCGGCGGACGACGACGGGCTGCCCGAAGAAACGTACGCGTTGGGTCTGGTTCGCGGTGGCGATTTCTTCCAGCTCAAGGGGATCGTGGAAACACTGTGCGGTCGTCTGGGCGTGCAAGGACGCTTGACCGTTGACGTCTTGGATTGCCAGGGCATTCAATCCGGTACCGCGTCGAAGTTGATGATTCAAGCGGATGGTCAGTCGCACGAGATCGGGTACATGGGGACGGTGGACGCGGCCACGCTGAAGTCGTGGAAGCTGCCCGATCCGGTCCAGGTTGCGGAACTGTCGCTGCCGGTCGTCTTTGAATTGGCCAACTTGGTGCCACAGCAACAGTCGATCAGCCCGTTCCCGTCGATCCAGCGTGATTTGAATTTCGTTCTGGCCGAATCCGTCCGTTGGGGTGATCTGGAAACCGTGGTGCGATCGGCCGTTGATGAAAACTTGGCCGGCGTGCGTTATGTCGAAACGTATCGCGATGCCGACAAGGACGGGCCTGATACGAAACGCGTGTTGTTGTCGGTCGAATTGCAAAGTGACACCGAAACGCTAAGCGGCCAGCAAGCCGACACGATGATCCAATCGATCGTCGACGCCTGCGATCAAAAGCTCAGTGCCAAG is from Crateriforma conspicua and encodes:
- the pheT gene encoding phenylalanine--tRNA ligase subunit beta, whose product is MLVSWKWLSRYVNLDMPQKELEDRFSFSGLNHESSETVGDDVVIDLEVTSNRGDCLGHLGVAREVGVLFDQQVCVPKVELTEGDTAVKSLLSVENRFPDACPRYTARVIQGVKIGPSPTEIADVLESVGIGLVNNVVDITNFVMMECGQPLHAFDYDKIAGQKIVVRPADKDETIEAIDHRQYALDPSMCVIADGEKASAVAGVMGGADSEINEASTNLVIEAADFTPLSVRRAARALKLHSPSSYRFERRVDPAGIDWASRRACQLITQHAGGTVCNGVLDTAPEIPARPPIVLRLSQVERILGIRIAQTEIQRILTALGCTEDKSTTSESHAFVPPTWRHDLTREADLIEEVARIHGYDKIPENASIPVAPSRARSFDTAVSKVRRVLTSAGISEAMTPSVVTRKLDESISPWTDRPAMQTQTAMLEGSRRLRRSLIPSLLSSRAGNWSASSLHADLFEIAHIYLPSADDDGLPEETYALGLVRGGDFFQLKGIVETLCGRLGVQGRLTVDVLDCQGIQSGTASKLMIQADGQSHEIGYMGTVDAATLKSWKLPDPVQVAELSLPVVFELANLVPQQQSISPFPSIQRDLNFVLAESVRWGDLETVVRSAVDENLAGVRYVETYRDADKDGPDTKRVLLSVELQSDTETLSGQQADTMIQSIVDACDQKLSAKLLQ